The DNA window GAGGCTGGAGAATCTTGTTCAAATCAAGGACTTATAATTCTTCATTTATCTGGTAAAGAGGATGAAGTAGAACAAATGAAAAATGATATATTAACCTTAGATCATGTTAAGGTTCAGTATATGAAATTAAATTGCTAAAATTATATTAAGGAATGATAAAATGGATATCCCAAATATAAATTCTATTTTTAGACAGAAAATTGAAGAAATTAACTCAAGAGTACCAGTAAAATTTGATGTTAGTTTTGAAAAACAAATGGAAAGTGCTCTTTTAGATTCTTCATCATCAGAGCCAACTAATAATAATTTATCTTCTGATAATTTGACTTCTGCTGAAAACTCTAACATAGATCAACTAATAAGTTATTTTAGAAATCAAAGTATATTAAAGCAAACACTAAATAGTACCAATTTTAATAATCAAAATACTAATAGAATTTCAAAAAGAGATATTGTCAATTTGGCTATTACAAAAGCAAAAGAATATGGTATAAAACCAAGCCTTGCTCTTGCAGTTATTGAGGCAGAATCTAATTTTTCCCAAGATTCAATATCAAGTGCAGGTGCAATAGGTCTTATGCAGCTTATGCCACAAACAGCCCAGGCTTTAAATGTTAATCCATATAATCCTTATGAAAATATTGATGGTGGTATTAGATATCTAAAAGAAAAGCTTGAACAATTTGGTGGAAACATAAACTTAGCTTTAGCTGCTTATAATGCAGGTCCTAATAATGTATATAAATATAATGGAGTTCCACCTTTTCAAGAAACAATAAACTATATAAATAGGGTTCTAAGCATTGCCGAAAAGTATAGCCAATTTGATGAATAGCCTTCCTTGGTAATATTCATACTAAGTATAAAGGGAGGTTAAAAGCCATGATTGGAAATAGAAAATACTATAATCCCAATAAACAGCAAAAATGTAGGCATCATAATCATGTTTGGCCAATGTTAGGTTTATATTGCACTGGGCTAATGAAAGGCTTATTAATTGGAATGCTTGTTGGTAAAAAACTATCGAATAGATAATGTTTCTTAAAGTCCCTTAAATGGGACTTTTTTTGTTGATTTTATAATATCTATGCCTTATACTATCAATTATGATATTTTTGTAATTTATTTTTAGGAGGATTTCATATAAATGAAACTTGGTATAGTTGGTTTACCTAATGTAGGGAAAAGTACATTATTTAATGCAATAACAAAAGCAGGTGCTGAGGCAGCTAATTATCCTTTTTGCACAATTGAACCAAATGTTGGTGTTGTTCCAGTTCCTGATGAAAGATTAGATGTATTAGCTAAGATATATAATCCAGAAAAAATAACCCCTGCTTTTATTGAATTTGTCGATATAGCAGGACTTGTTAGAGGTGCTAGTAAAGGTGAAGGGCTTGGAAATAAGTTTTTGTCTCATATAAGAGAAGTTGATGCTATTGTACATGTTGTTAGATGTTTTGAAGATACTGATATTGTACATGTTGAAGGCTCAATAGATCCAATTAGAGATATAGAAACAATAAATCTTGAGCTTATATTTGCAGATATGGAAAGCTTAGAAAGAAGATTAGATAAAGCAAGAAAGCTATCAAAAAATGATAAAAGAGCTCAAAGAGAGTTGGAAATTCTCGAGGAGATTCAAAAGACCCTTGAATCTGGAAAAATGGCAAGAAGTCTCAAGTTTGAAGATGAAGAGGATATAAAATTTGTTCAATCATTAAATCTTCTTACAACAAAGCCTACAATATATGCTGCAAATATATCTGAAGATGAGATAAATAGCGAAAACAAGTATGTAGCACAAGTAAGAGAGTATGCTTCAAAAGAAGGTTCTGAGGTAGTTGTAATATGTGCAAAGATTGAAGAAGAGATTGCAGCACTTTCTGATGATGAAAAAGAGGAGTTCTTAAAAGAGCTTGGAATTGAAAAATCTGGACTTGATAAACTAATTCAATCAAGTTACTCGCTACTTGGCTTAATATCATACTTAACAGCTGGACCACAAGAGGTACGTGCTTGGACTATTAAAAGAGGAACAAAAGCACCTCAAGCAGCTGGTAAGATACACACCGATTTTGAAAAAGGATTTATAAGAGCCGAAGTGGTTAAATTCGAAACACTTGTCGAATGTGGCGGTTTCAATGAAGCCAAAGAAAAAGGCCTTGTCCGCTCAGAAGGAAAAGACTATGTTATGCAAGACGGTGATGTAGTAATATTCAGATTCAACGTATGACATTTGAGCCAACGAGCCAATGGGGACGGTTCTCCCTGGCTCACTCTTCCCCTACTCATACTCTTGCAAGTCCTATTATAGCTTTTGATTTATCCAATTAAATAATAATTGTTCAAATAAAGGACTGTTCTTTTTGATAAACTGCTTCTTATCATACTTAATATAGGGCAGTTTAGTTCAATATATGGGCAGTCTTTTTTTATACACTGGGAAATATATATTATAAAATAAGTCAATAAAAAAATATTTATTATTGACATATGCCAATAATGAGTTATAATAATTATTAGCATATGCTAATAATTATTATTGTATTGGAGGTGTGTATCATGCCTTATGGATATTGTCATGCTAATGGCTTAGGTAGACATAGTAGAGGTAATTATCAGCAAAGAGGCTTTGGTAGAGGTTTAGGTTTGTGCTTTAATTCATTATCTATCTCTGATGAACCAAGTAACAAAGAATTTTTGTTATTGCAAAAAAAGAATTTAGAGCAAAGGCTTAAAGTTATTGAATTTCTTTTAAATGACAATAAAAATCAAGATAAGTAATTTTTGGGGAAGGATAGTTCCTTCCTTCTTTCATAAAACCAATAATAAAAGTTATCATAGAACATAATTACTCAATGAGGAGTGTTAAATTATGAAAATTGCTGTTATGTTAGAAAAAGATTCTGTTAGCCCACACTTTGGTGGAAGTGCAAGGTTTTGTATTTACACCATTGAAGATGGAAAGGTTGTAAATAAGGAATATTATGACATGCCTGAACATAAGCCAGGACTTTTCCCAAAAACAATCAAACAAGCTGGTGCTGAGGTTGTAATTGCTGGTAGCATGGGGGAAAATGCTAAATATATATTTGATAGTGTAGGGATAAAATATATAATAGGTGTTTTGGGAAAAGCTGATGATGTAGTTCAAGATTATATTAATGGAGCTCTTAAGCCAGATTTAGAATTAGCAAATAAAATACATGCTCATGAAGAAGGAAGTCATCATCATGATCATGAGCATCATCACCATCATGAACATAAACATTAAAAAATCTATTATTTTTACAAATAAAAGCTTGCTTTCACAATTTAATATTTTTTGTGAAGGCAAGCTTTTTCCTTGACTATTATATTATCTCAGATGTAAACTTTTTAATATGATAAATAAATTTAAAAGTGGGGGTTAAAAATGCCAAGACCAACAAGATGTCGCCGTGTAGAACATATGCCTAAATTTAGCCACTTTTCTCCAGAACAAGGAACTGGCCAAGAGGTTATTATAAAAGTAGAAGAATTAGAAGCAATTAGGTTAAAAGATTTAGAAGGATTAATGCATGAAGACTGTGCTAAAAAAATGTTAGTATCTCGTCAAACCTTTCAATTAATATTGGAAGAAGCAAGAAAAAAGATTGCAGACGCCCTAATAAATGGAAAAGATATTAGGGTTTATGGAGGCAATTATGTTTTTGGAGACTGCCAATATATTTGTCATAATTGTCATAAAATATTTGAATCTGACAAAGGTAATCTATGCCCGGAATGTAATTCAAATGATATTTCTTGTTTAAAAGGTAAAGGTAGAGGACATTGCTTTAGAAAAGGTAGATTATGATATATATTTCTTTATGTCCTCTGCCTCTGCTTTAATCCTTCTAATATCCTTATATGAGCTTATCTTAATATTAATTTTTTTACCATCAACCTCGACATCATCTTTTTTTCTTTCCATCTCTACCCTATTAAGATCAACCATTCTAATACCTATTGTTGAAGTCCATTTTAATATGCTATATATGACATCATCTAAATTTGATTTTTTTGCAATTACACCTAATTTAACTGCTGGTCTATTCTTCTTCATAAATATTGGGGTAAAGTAGACATCCAAAGCCCCTGCTTCGAATATCTTTTCCATTGCAATAGATAACTCTTCACCTGTCATATCATCTATGTTAGCAAAAAGTTCAACAACTTTACTATCACAATTTATTGAGTTTTTTTTTCCCCGAAAACTACCCTAATAACATTTGGGGTCTTTAATTCTCTACTTCCTGCACCATATCCTATCTTTTCAATTACCATTAGTGGCATATCACAAAAACCTTCAGCTACAGCTGCTGCTATACCAATTCCTGTAGGGGTAATGAGTTCCATCTCTATATTTCTTATACCTATCGGTAGGTTATTTTGCTTAGCAATCTCTAAAACTGCTGGAGCAGGAATTGGAATTATTCCATGCATTGATTTTGTAAGTCCTTTTCCATCATATAGATTTGAAAATAAAATCTGGTCTGGTTTTATAAAATCTATACAGCTTGCAAAAGAAACAATGTCAACAATAGAATCAACTGCTCCAACCTCATGGAATGCTACATCTTCAATACTTTTACCATGAACTTTTGCCTCTGCACTAGCAATCTTTTCAAATATTTTTATACTAAGATTTTTTATAAAATCATTTAAACTGCTCTCTTCTATCATTTGCCTTATATCTTTAAATGTTCTATGGTGATGATGCCCATTTTCATGTTCATGAGAGTGCTCATTGTCATGGTCATGCTCATGGTGATGTTCATTTTCAATAACAATAAACCTTTTAGCTTTTATACCATTAACCTCTTTTTCTTCTAATTTTAGCTCTACATTTAAATTTAACTTATTAATATCCTCTTTTATTTTTTCAAAATCTACACCACTATCTAATAGTGATGCAACAAGCATATCCCCCGCTGCACCAGAAATACAATCAAAGTATAAAACCTTCATTTAAAAACACTCCCTATTTTCATTTTGAAGCAAGGCTATTTATCATATGTGCTAATACCCCTGCACCAAAACCATTGTCAATATTTACAACAGAAACACCACTTGCACAAGAGTTTAGCATTGTAAGAAGGGCAGAAAGTCCATGAAAATTAGCTCCATATCCAACTGATGTAGGAACAGCAATAACTGGCTTTGATACAAGCCCAGCAACAACAGATGCTAATGCTCCTTCCATCCCGGCAACTGCAATAACTACATTTGCGTTTTGAATATCATCTAAGTGGGCAAATAACCTATGTATCCCAGCAACTCCAACATCATATACCCTTTTTACATTATTACCTAAAAGCTCAGCTGTAACTGCTGCTTCTTCTGAAACCTTCATATCAGAAGTTCCTGCTGCAACCACAGAAATAAAACCGTTATTCATATTTATCTCTTTTTTGTTAACACAAATTATTCTAGCATCCTTATAATATTCAAGTTTTTCAACTTTATCATATAAAAAATTATAAAGCTCATTACTTACCCTTGTACCAATTATATTGTAACTTCCCTTTTCAAGCATTTTATTGATAATACCTAAAACTTGTTCATGAGTTTTACCTTCACAGTAGATAACCTCAGAGATGCCCTGTCTTAACTTTCTATGATGATCTATTTTCGCATAACCTAAATCCTCATAAGGTAGATTCTTTAATTTCTTAATAGCCTCATCAATTGAAATATTGTTGTTTTTTACATCAAAAAGTAGTTTTTCTAAATCCATTTTTAACTCACCTTTCAATTAATTCATACTACCAGTTTTATACCCCGAAAGCTCTAATGCTACAAATTTAAAGCCTAAAGATTTTATCTCATCTGAAATCTCATCCATTAAATTTTCATCAAAAAATATTCTTCTCTCACTTGGAGCTACTTCTATTCTTGCTATTTCACCATGATGTCTTAATCTTAACTGTTTTAACCCATATCTTCTTAGAACCTCTTCAGCTTTATCAATCATTTCTAACTTTGTGTCATTTATTTCTTCACCATATGGTATTCGTGTAACAAGGCAGGCATAAGAAGGTTTATTATACGTAGGAAGGTTAAGATATTTAGATAGAAATCGTATCTCCTCTTTTGTAAGACCTGCCTCCATCAAAGGACTTTTTATTCCTTCTTCTGATAAAGCTCTCATACCAGGTCTATAGTCCTTTGTGTCATCAACATTTGAACCTTCTGCTATGACATTTAAATTATATTTAGCTGCTAACTCTTTTAATTTTGTTAGCAATGTTTTTTTACAGTAATAGCATCTATCTTTATCATTTTTTAGAAAGTCTTTATTGCTGTAAATATCTCTTTCAACAATTAAAAGTTTAACTCCCATATCATTGGATAAATTAATAGCATCTTGAGCTTCAAATTGTGGAATCAATTTTGATTTTGCTAAAACACCAATGCATTTATCTTGAAGAACATCATGGGCTACTTTTAATAAAAAGGTGCTATCAACACCACCAGAAAAGGCAATTAACACGCTTTTATAATTTTTTATAATTTCTTTTAATTTTTCAATTTTCTCAAATGCTAACTTTTCATTTATCATAATTTTTAAACCCCTTATTTAAGTTTTAAATCAACATAAGTAGAATGAATTTCTCCTTTTTCTAAATATATAAAATCATCCTTAAGATATCCTTCATGCTCACCCATCCAAGGTTCAATACACACATATGGGAAGCCTTTTAAACTCCATATTACTAAATTCTTATAACTTGAATCAAAATCCATTTCCAGTTTTACATCATTTGATAGGCTAAACAAAACAGGACTCTTTACATTATAAAAATCAAGATTAATTTCATCTTTAGAAAAATCAAGATATCTATAATCATCTTCTGAGATTTCTCTTTTTAGGAGGTCATCAAATCCTCTTTCACAGTCAAACTGAATTTCAAATTGATCCTTGTTGCATAAAAAATATGGATGAAATCCTGCATAAAATGGAAGTGGCTCCTCAGATCTATTTTCTATATTAAAATGAATACTAAAGGCATCTTCCTTTATTTTATAAACAATAACAATTTTAAACTCATAAGGATACATTTCAAGAGTCTTTTGATTACTGTTTAAACTAAAAATAATGCCTGTTTCTTCAATTGATTCATACAAACCTTCATATCTCCATTGTAAATCTCTTGCAAACCCATGATTTTTCATAATATAGGTGTTGTTTTTAAAACTTATTTTATTATCAATCACTCTTCCACATACAGGGAAAAGGATGGGTATCCCTCCCCTAATGTTTTTACTAAAATCAAATAATGTTTCTTGATTAAGATACAAGATATCTTTACCCATCAAATTAATTTTTGTAACAATGGCACCTCTATCTTTTGCTACTTCGAAAAATGATTTACCTTCTTTACTTTTTACATTATATATTTCAATATTGTTTTCATTTCTAATTGATAAGAAATTCAAAGGATAAACCTCCCTTATTTAGTCAGCATGTAATGAGTAGTTTGGTGCTTCCTTTGTAATATAAATATCATGTGGATGTGATTCTTTTACACCTGCCTGAGTTACCTTTACAAATTGAGCTTTTTCTTGTAACTCTTTTATAGTTTTTGAGCCACAGTAACCCATACCAGCTTTTAATCCACCAATTAATTGGAAAACTGTATCTTCAACAGGTCCTTTGTATGGCACTCTACCTTCTACTCCTTCTGGTACAAGCTTAGCAGCATCTTCTTGGAAGTATCTATCTTTGCTTCCAGCCTTCATTGCTGCAATAGATCCCATTCCTCTATATACCTTAAATCTTCTTCCTTGATAAATTTCACTTTCCCCTGGACTTTCTTCACAACCAGCAAAAAGACTGCCTATCATAATTACATCAGCACCTGCTGCTAATGCTTTTGTGATATCGCCAGAATATCTAATTCCACCATCAGCAATTACAGGAATTCCATATTCTCTTGCAACTTCACTACATTCCATTATTGCTGTAATCTGCGGAACACCAATGCCTGCAACCACTCTTGTTGTACAAATTGAACCAGGCCCAATACCTACTTTTAAACAATCAGCACCAGCATTTATTAAATCGAGAGCTGCTTCTTTTGTGGCAATATTACCAGCAATAACTTGAATATGCGGATATTTTTCTTTAATCTTTCTAACAGTTTCAATAACGCCTCTCGAATGGCCATGAGCCGTATCAACAACAATAACATCTACTTTTGCATTAACCAAAGCTTCTACTCTTTCATCTGTATCTTTTGAAACACCTACAGCTGCAGCACAAAGAAGTCTTCCGTTTTTATCCTTTGCAGCATTTGGATATTTTACTGCTTTTTCTATATCCTTTATAGTAATTAAGCCTTTTAGATTACCATATTCATCTGTAATAGGTAATTTTTCAACTTTGTGTTTTTTGAGTATCTCTTTTGCTTGTTCAAGAGTAGTGCCTTCCTTAGCTGTAATGAGATTTGTTGATGTCATAACATCTTTAATTGGACGTGAATAATCTGTTTCAAATCTAATATCTCTATTAGTAATAATTCCAACAAGTTTTCCATCTAATGTTATTGGCACTCCTGATATTCTGTATTTAGACATAAGTTCCATTGCTTCGTATATTTTATTTTCAGGCGATAGCGAGAAAGGATCGACAATAACACCATGCTCAGATCTTTTTACTTTATCTACTTCACTTGCTTGTGCCTCAATTGTCATATTCTTATGAATAACACCAATACCACCCTCACGTGCAATAGCAATTGCCATCCTTGCCTCAGTAACTGTGTCCATGCCAGCTGACATTAGGGGAATATTTAACTTTATATTTTTTGTTAAGTATGTTGAAACATCAACATCTTTGGGAAGAACATCAGACTTTTGAGGAACTAATAACACATCATCAAAAGTTAAGGCTTCTTTAATTAATTTTTCATTAAAACCCATAATATCAATCTCCTTTTATCTATATACTTGATATGATTTCTTTTGAATAAATTTATTAATTGCATCAGAAATTTCTTTATTTGGCTCAATTAGTACTCTTGATTTTTTGCCATCAATATTTGCAATAATTGCATGAACATTTTCTTTGTTGTTAGAATTTGATGTGCAATCTATTGTTTGAATAATGCTTTTATCATTTTCTTGAGACTTATACATAGAGTCACTAAATGGAATAAAATAGTCAATTTTCCTTATATCAAGTGACACAAGCCTTGTTCTTTTTCTTTGTGCAACAATCTTATCAATATCTAAATAATAATTAGTTACGGCATATTCGTATTCAATGTTAAAATTCCTTGATAGGTAAACGGCTCCCCAGATAGCTAATATAAAAAACAATAGAAACATTGTATTAATAACCGGTATGAAATAAGTAATAAGTCCTACAATTACTCCTAAAAATATAAGCCCAATCTGTTTTAGCTTATCGTTTGTTGATTTTTTCTTTATTACTATTTGTTCATGAAAAACATCATTCATGCCTAATCAACTCCTTATTTTATTCTACCTATATGATTAAAAGGATATATTCTATATAAAACTTTACCTAAAATATCTTGCCTTGGAACATATTTATGATCCCAGAATCTACTATCATGTGAATCGTTTCTGTTATCCCCCATCATAAAATAATGTCCAAGTGGAACATAAAATGGGCCAAATGAACCAATCATAGGCTCCTTTAAATAATTTTCTTTATATTCTTTATCATTAATATACACAACACCATCTTTTATTTCTATCTTATCTCCAGGAAGTCCTATTACTCTTTTTACATATAAAACAGACCTATCATCTGGATATTTAAAAACTACAATATCTCCTCTTTTAATTTCCTCAAGATGTAATGCATAACTTAATTTATAAACAAATAATCTATCATTTAGTTGTATTGTATTTAACATTGAACCAGTAGGAACAATTACTAAAGAAAAAACATAAGTTCTTAAGATAAGTGCAATGATAAGTGCTCCTCCGATCCAAGCTACCCAATCTAAAACTTCTTTAATTATTTTTTTTGAATTTAATGAAATCTTATTGTCCAATATGTTCACACTTCTTTCTGTTAATTTACAAATAGTCAAATTGCCAAAATAACTTAAATAATAGTTTAATGAAAAAAAATATATAAGTCAATAAAATATACTTTGTAGGATGAGAAAAATGTGGGACAGGAAGAACCGTCCCCATTGGCATATTTTGTGCCAGGAAGAACCGTCCCCATTGGTTCACTAATCTTTAAGGGTGACTACTGTTACTCCTTGTTCACCTTCGCCATATGTGCCATCCCTAAAGCTTTTTACAAGTGAATGTCTTTTGAGATAGCTTCTTATTGCTGTACGTAGTGCACCTGTTCCTTTGCCATGGATAATTGTAACTTCTCTTAGACCTCCTATATATGCATCATCTAAATATTTATCTACTGTTAATATTGCATCATCGCTTGTAAAACCTCGTATATCAAGCTGCATTGGAACAGCCTTTTTATTTATTTCTGTTTTTTTCCTTGTTTGAATTGCTTTCGGAACTTTTTCTTCTTCAAAAATCTCTCCAATATCCTCTATATTTACTGTAACCTTCAAAATACCTGCTCTAACTAAAAGATTACCTTTTGAATCTGGCAATGATTCAACAATAGCATTAGTATCTAAAGTTCTAACATAAACTTCTTGTCCTAATTTAACATTGCTAAGTTTTTTTAGTTCAACCTTTGGCAACATGAAGCTATCTTCAAATTGCTGTGTAATCATTTGAAATTTTTTACTGTGTTCTTCAAGTTCTTTTATTGATTCCTTTTCCTTTAAAACCTCAGCTTTTTTCTTTAGTGCCTTTAAAAGCTCATCAATTTCATACTTTACTTTATTTACATACTCTTTGGCATCTTCATGTGCCTTCTTCCTTACTCTCTCCTTTTCTTTTTCAATTTTCTCTTTCTCCTGTTCTAATAGTTGTTTATACAAATTAATCTCGTTTTTAAGGCTCTCAACCTCCTGCATCCTTTGTTCTGCAATTTGTCTTTTTTGTTCCATATCATTAATAATACTTTCAAGTTCCATTGTTTGAACTGACATATATGACTTAGCCTTACTTACTATTTCATCGTTTAGCCCAAGGTTTGATGCAATTGTTATTGCATTTGATCTACCTGGAACTCCTATCATAAGCCTATATGTTGGTTTAAGTGTTTGAACATCAAATTCGCATGAGGCATTTTCGAATCCATACATCTCTTGAGCAAAAATTTTTAGTTCTCCATAATGGGTTGTAGCAATAATCTTTGCACCATTATTATATAGATATTCTAAAATAGCCTTCCCTAAGCTTGAACCTTCTTCTGGATCTGTCCCAGCACCAATTTCATCAATCAAAACAAGTGTTTTATCATTACAATTATTTGTAATATCAATTATATTTTTCATGTGTGATGAAAAAGTGCTTAGGCTTTGTGATATGCTTTGTTCGTCTCCAATATCAGCAAAGATATTTTCAAATACAGAAACCAATGACCCTTCTTGGCAAGGAACAAAAAGGGCACACTGTGCCATAATAGTCAATAGCCCCACTGTTTTTAGTGTTACAGTTTTACCACCAGTGTTTGGGCCTGTGATAATAAGTGCATCAAATCTTATTCCAAGCTCAATATCGTTTGATACAACCTTATCTAATGGAATAAGTGGATGCCTTGCTTTTTTTAATATAATTTGGCCATTTTCATTTAATTGTGGTTTTGTTGCTTTAATATTTAATGCATATTTCGCTTTAGCAAAGTTTACATCTAACTCTATCAATGCATTGTATGTTACTTTAATATCGTTACTATAAAGTGAAATCTGCTTTGATAATTCTTCAAGTATCCTTTCAATCTCTTCTCTTTCTTCCGACAGGAGAACCCTTATTTGATTATTTAACTCAACAGATGCCATTGGCTCAATAAATAAAGTAGAACCTGTTGCTGATTGATCATGAATAATGCCCTTTATTTCGGACCTATATTCAGCCTTAACTGGTATCACAAATCTATCCCCACGAATTGTAACAATTGCTTCTTGAAGATATTTTGAATACCTTGGATTTCTTATTAACTCATTTAATTCGTCCCTGATTTTTGCTTGAAGTCTTCTAATTTTTGTTCTTATTTGATAAAGCATTTCAGATGCATCATCAGCAATTTCATCGGGACTTAAAAAAGTTTTATCAATTTTCTTCATTAGATCAGCAGGAATAATTAACCTTTCTTTCATTGACTTTAAATAAGCAAAATTTTCATCTTTATTGAAATATCCCTTTAAATTATAGCCTGCTCTTAAAACCCTATTTATCTGAATTATCTCATAAGGAGATAGAGTTGAGCCAATCTCTACCTTCTTTATGAACATATCAATAAAAGTAAATTCCATATTAGGAGGATAGCCATATTTTTGAATGTAAACTAAAGCTTCATCAACCTTCTCCAACTCTTTTCGAATTATATCAATTTCTGTATAAGGGCAAATATTTGATATATAATCTTTTGCAGGTTCTGAATTTGCGTATTCTTTTAAAATAGCAATTATTCTATCAAATTCAAGTATCTTAAACGTTTTCTGGTTCAAAAAAATTCCCCTCTTTTATTTTTTTGCACAATAATTATTATAACATACAATTTTTATCTATTACTTGTTATTTTTTATTCACTTTGGGTAAAAATATAATAGTTAAGTTTAAAATTTAGGAGGTACATTTGATGAAGGATTTGAAAGGAACTAAAACAGAGGCTAATCTACTTGCCGCCTTTGCTGGTGAATCACAAGCAAGAAATAAATACACATATTTTGCAAGCCAAGCAAGAAAAGAAGGATACGAACAAATAGCTGCACTTTTTGAAGAAACAGCTGACAATGAAAAGGAACATGCTAAGCTATTTTTTAAATTCTTAAATGGCATTAAAAATACAGAAGAAAACTTAAAAGCTGCTGCCGAAGGTGAACATTATGAATGGAGCGAGATGTATAAAGAATTTGCTAAAGTAGCTCGCGAAGAAGGTTTTGAAGAAATTGCAATAGCCTTTGAATTTGTGGCAAAGGTAGAAGAAAAACATGAGGAAAGATACAATAAATTAATATCAAATGTCCAAAACAATAAGGTATTCTCAAAAGATGAAAAAGTGGCTTGGAAATGTAGAAACTGCGGCTATATCCACTATGGCAATGAAGCTCCAAAGATTTGCCCAACATGCAAACATCCTCAATCATTCTTTGAACTAAGAGCTGAAAACTATTAAAAATAAAGAGGCTGGTTTTTTAATCGCAGCCTCTTTTTGTTTTATCCTCTTATTTGTCCATTTCCATATATTATATATTTTATTGTTGTAAGCTCTTTTAACCCCATAGGCCCCCGTGCATGAAGCTTTTGCGTTGAAATACCTATTTCTGCACCAAAACCAAATTCAAATCCATCTGTAAATCTTGTTGAAGCATTAACATATACTGCCGCAGCGTCAATTAAATCTAAAAATTTCTGTGCATTGAAATAATCAGATGTTACAATAGCTTCTGAGTGTTTTGTGCCATATCTATTTATATGTTCTATTGCCTCATCAACTGAAGATACAACTTTTATACCAATAATTAAATCAAGATATTCTGTTCCCCAGTCCTCATCTTTTGCCTCTTTTATTTCAATATTATTATTTTTCAAAATATCAAATGTTTTAGAACAGCCTCTTATTTCAACACCTTTTTCAATTAGTAATTTTGCTATTTCAGGCAAAAATTTATGAGCTATTTCTTCATGGACAATTAATTTTTCTGCTGCATTGCAAACACCTGGTCTTTGCGTTTTTGC is part of the Caldicellulosiruptoraceae bacterium PP1 genome and encodes:
- the rbr gene encoding rubrerythrin, with protein sequence MKDLKGTKTEANLLAAFAGESQARNKYTYFASQARKEGYEQIAALFEETADNEKEHAKLFFKFLNGIKNTEENLKAAAEGEHYEWSEMYKEFAKVAREEGFEEIAIAFEFVAKVEEKHEERYNKLISNVQNNKVFSKDEKVAWKCRNCGYIHYGNEAPKICPTCKHPQSFFELRAENY
- a CDS encoding endonuclease MutS2: MNQKTFKILEFDRIIAILKEYANSEPAKDYISNICPYTEIDIIRKELEKVDEALVYIQKYGYPPNMEFTFIDMFIKKVEIGSTLSPYEIIQINRVLRAGYNLKGYFNKDENFAYLKSMKERLIIPADLMKKIDKTFLSPDEIADDASEMLYQIRTKIRRLQAKIRDELNELIRNPRYSKYLQEAIVTIRGDRFVIPVKAEYRSEIKGIIHDQSATGSTLFIEPMASVELNNQIRVLLSEEREEIERILEELSKQISLYSNDIKVTYNALIELDVNFAKAKYALNIKATKPQLNENGQIILKKARHPLIPLDKVVSNDIELGIRFDALIITGPNTGGKTVTLKTVGLLTIMAQCALFVPCQEGSLVSVFENIFADIGDEQSISQSLSTFSSHMKNIIDITNNCNDKTLVLIDEIGAGTDPEEGSSLGKAILEYLYNNGAKIIATTHYGELKIFAQEMYGFENASCEFDVQTLKPTYRLMIGVPGRSNAITIASNLGLNDEIVSKAKSYMSVQTMELESIINDMEQKRQIAEQRMQEVESLKNEINLYKQLLEQEKEKIEKEKERVRKKAHEDAKEYVNKVKYEIDELLKALKKKAEVLKEKESIKELEEHSKKFQMITQQFEDSFMLPKVELKKLSNVKLGQEVYVRTLDTNAIVESLPDSKGNLLVRAGILKVTVNIEDIGEIFEEEKVPKAIQTRKKTEINKKAVPMQLDIRGFTSDDAILTVDKYLDDAYIGGLREVTIIHGKGTGALRTAIRSYLKRHSLVKSFRDGTYGEGEQGVTVVTLKD